The Oligoflexus sp. nucleotide sequence ACCTGGGCCATGACCGAAGAGGCTTTGAGAAGCCTTCTCGCCGTCGTTCAAAACCGGAAAAAAGAAGGGGCTCTTGAAAAATATGCGGGCGAGCCCATTAAAAGAGCCCGAAAAGCTCACAATCGGGGCGGGATCGGAGTGATCCCGGTCCGTGATTCACTCTTTATGCGCGCAAATCTCATGACGGAACACTGCGGAGCCACCTCCTACGAGACGCTCATGCGTGATTTTCACTCGCTGCTCTCAGATGAGTCCATTCATGCCATTCTCTTTGATATCGACAGCCCTGGCGGTGAAGCCGGCGGCTGCTCGGAGCTTGCCGACGCAATTTTCAGTGCCCGGGGACAAAAGCCCATCCTCGCCTACATATCCGACTATGGGGCCTCGGCCGCTTACTGGATCGCAAGCGCATGTGACCGGATCTACGCCTCGGACTCGGCGATTGTGGGCAGTATCGGAACACAGATCGTTGCATTTTCTGGCGACATGGAAGGGGAAATCAGAATTGTGGCCAGCCAATCTCCCAATAAAAACCGTGATCCTGGTACTCCTGAGGGAGCTGAGGCGCTTCAGGAAAGAGCTGATGCCCTTGCAGAGATTTTTATCGGAAAGGTTGCACAGTACCGCGGAATAAGCCGCGACAGTGTCCTGAAAAACTACGGACAGGGGGCTGTTTTCGTCGGCGAAAAAGCCAGAAGACAGGGCCTTGTCGACGGGATTTCGACATTGGAAAAAGTCATGGAAACACTTGGAGAGAAAACAGTGACCAGTTCGGAAGAGATTACTGCCGCATATATTGCGGAAAAACACCCGGAGATTGCGCAGCATTTCAAGGAGATCGGCGCAGCCTCAGTGCTTGAGAAAGTGGACGCCGAGCAGAAACGTGTCGCTTCCATCCGGGAAAGTGCAAAAGGCCTCGTTTCAGAGGAGTTCTGCAAAGGGCTTGTGGAAGGCGGCCTACCGGCTCATGAGGCCATGGCGGCCATTATCCGGGAAGCCCAGAAAAATCCCATGAAGCCAGGACCTGATTCAAGGCAGGCCGAGGACAGTCAGCTCTCGGGTCTCAATGCCCTGCCGATCGAGAGTGCAAGAGGCGAAGGGCCTCAGTCGCTTGATGAGCGGCTTAAGGCCACGTTTGCCATGCTGCAAAAGACCGGGACCATCAGGCTGCGGGAGATCACATGAAATACCAGCCAGGATATACGAAAGTCGCAAAGTTTGAACCCAAAGGGATCAGGCTTGGTCACGAGCAGATCCGGCGTGATTCAGTCGTCATTGAAAAGGGCCAAAAGCTTGTCATGGGTTCAATTCTCGGTCGCAAACCCAACGGAAAATTCGTGCTGTGTGCTGCGAAAAATGAGGATGGCACCCCTGTCACGGACGGAAGCGAAAAAGCCTACTGCATCTTGCAGGTCGATGTCGATGCAACCGATAGCGACAGGGAAGGCGAGATCTACCGGCAGTGCGCCGCCTTCTGGCTCGATCTGACGGTCGGACGGGGTCACACCATGGCTTCGGTGGTGGAAGACCTGGCCGCTCGCGGCATCTTTATCAATAAGGGCGAAAAATAATGGCGAATCTTGATATCCACAGTACCTACTACCTCGGTGGTCTTTTCGATCAGATTGTTCCTGAGGCTGCGCTCTTTCTCGATACCTTTTTTTCAAAGTACCCTGTTATTCAGTCGAACAGTGAGAAGGTCTACTTTGATGATGTACCTGGGAAGACCAAGGGTGCCTCGCCTTTTGTCAGTCCCAGACGTGAAGCTCCGACCTTTGGCCGGGAAGGCTATGAAACGAATGAATTCAAGCCGGCATATATCAAGGAGAAAATTGATCTCACGCCCGACCTTGGCTTTTCCCGTATTCCCGGGGAAAAATTTGGCGGCGAATATTCGCCCATGCAGCGCCTGGAATACTATCTGGCCCAGGACTTGAGGCGCCTCAAGGATCGCTGGCGCAATCGTCTCGAGCTCATGGCGGCCGAGCTTGTCAAAACGGGAAAGCTGACAGTCAAGGGCGACGGAATTGACGCTCAGCTGGATTTTGGTCGCGATAAATCCTTGAATATCAGTCTTTCCGGCAACAACTCCTGGGCGAGTCCCGAATTTAAAATGCGCGAATTCTTAAACAAGCGCCGCTCGAATATGGCTTCAAAAAACAGACGCAATACCAGCCCCAATATCGCCTGGATTGGTGCCGATGCAGAGGAAATGCTCCTCCGAAACAGTGAACTGAAAGAGATTGTCTCAGACTTCAGGCGCGACGCAGAGGTTCGGTTGAGGCTTTCGCCAGGTCTTCAGTCATTTGAAAACCTCGTTTACGTCGGGAATTTTGGGAGCGTCGATTTTTTCAAGCTGGAAGCCAAGGATCCCGAGGGCAAACCCTTCATTGGGCCAAAGCAGATGCTTTTGACCACGGGCGATATCCATGGCGTCCAGATGTTCGGTGCCATCTGGGACCTCAAGGCAAAGCTCGTGCCGACTCCCGTCTTTATGAAGTCCTGGGAGATCGAGTCCCCCAGCACTCGTTTTGTTGAACTTCAGTCGGCGCCGATCCTTGGAAGCTTCGATCCCAACTGCGCTGAGCTGATTGATATTGCCTCCTGAATCACACAGATAAAGGGAATATTCCATGGATCTGATTTCAAAACAGGACGATCGAGTTTACATCGGCACCGAAAACGAGCCTGTGACCAATTCGCTCATTTTGGCGAGAGAATTTGAAAAGAATCACCACGACATTCTGCGCGCAATTCGCAAAAAGTCTTTTAACTACCCGAAATCATTTACTGAACGCAATTTTGCGGTGAGTGAATATCGGGATGAGACCGGCAAAATGAACAGGATGTACGTGCTGTCGCGGGATGGATTCTGGGCAGTGGTCTTCGGATTCACAGGTAAAAAAGCTGGGCGTTTACAGGCTGAGTTCATCGCTGAATTCAACCGTCGTGCGGACATCATCCATGCGCTACAGGAGCAGATTCGCTCTGAAAACACGTCAGCCCTGCCTCAGCATCGAAAAGAGTATCGGCACAAATACGGCTACCTTCAGATGAAAGCCACAGCTGATGGAAATGTGGAGCAGGAGTGGGTATCCGGCGCAAAGACAATTGCGGAGATGAACGAGATCGAAAACCACGCCCGGCTCCAGCATAAGCGTATCAGCCTTGTGTGGGGAAACCTGAAGTCTTTCATTTCTGAACTTCACCCCAACGATCGTTTCAGTCAGCGCTTCGTTGATTTGCTTGACGATGTGAAGGAGCTGGCTGAACGATGCAAGCCAAAGGCCTATGCCGCAAAAGTAATCCAGGTTCCTATTTTTAGCATGGATGGAGTCCCGCTCTTGGGGCTCAATGCAGCCGGAGCCGATGATCATGTTGCCTCCTGAGTTATCAGAGCCCTTTATCCATAAGGGAAGGGTTTTTCTAGCCGGTTTTACGGAATTTGACATGAAATCCGAGAGAAGCATCAGCCCTGGAGGGTATTCGCGGTTGATTCATCTTCTGGTTGAAGACGCTGATGCGGCGCTCATGAGTGAGATAGACGAAGTCGTGCGAATGAAAAACGGCCGGGTCTATGAAATCAAAAGCATCTGCCTTTCAGGAAACGGGGCTGCGGAAGTTGACCTTGCCCTGGCCCAGGCAAAGCCAGCTGTGAGGACATATTGAAGCTTCTCACGATCCGCTCCGAGATTGAAAAATCCGTAAAGCTAGCTGTGCCGGGCTGGAAGCTTTTCTCGGCCAACACCATCCCGGCGACGGACGACGACTATCCCTGCATCAATACCTTTTTTGATTCGGACAGGCTCATTTCTGACGAAGGGCCGCAGGAGACACGTCGGGTGATCTTTCAGCTGGAGGCTGGATTCAACGTCGAAAGCGGGGACCCGGAAGCTGACCTCGTAGAGCTGAGGCAAAGAATAGAGCATGCCGTTGAGCTGAACCAGGATCTCAAGGATCAGGTGACAAAAATTCGGTTTGTGAAAGTGGATTTTGTCTGTACTCACGACGGCGCGAAGCAAAGGGCGCTGTTGTTCATGACGGCCTGGGTTCACTATCAAAAGCCGCGTGCATGTCCCCCGCCTCCGGTTATCAGCCCGAATCTCCGTCCAGTAATAACTTGCAGGGAGAAGTCTGATGAATGATCTGGCGATTCAGGATTTGATAAGGCGCGTGGACAATATCCTGAGGCCTGGAACCATTTCAGCGGTCGACCTTGAGCGGGGTAGAGTCCGAGTGCGGCTCGGTCCAAATCTTGAAACGGCCTGGCTCGGATGCCTGGAGCAATGGGCGGGAAATCCGCGGTCATCGACACCGCCGAAGCTACAGGAGCAGGTGCTTGTGCTCGCTGCAGGGGGAGAACTGAAGGCCGGATATGTGCTGCGTGGCCTTCCCTCCGCGAAGCATCCGAGGCCATCAAAGAGCCCTGATATGCACATCACTTCCTTCGATGATGGTCTTGAACTGTCATACGACACGGCATCGAATAGCCTTCTCATCTCAAGGCCTGCCGGTCTGAAGCTTATCGTGAAAGCCACGTCCGTCGAGTTTGAGACAGAAAAGTTCGAAGTTTTCAATAAGGCCCGCGTAGGACTAATCAAAACAATTTCGGATGTTTTGAAGCTTATTTTTGGCTCCAAAACGTCGACCATGATGGGGCCACAGCCTCTTCTCCCAGCGTCCGTTGAGGCCCCGGCCAAGGCACAGATCATTGATTCATTTGGAGGATAGGATGCCGCTCTCTGGAACAGAAGGTGCGCTCGGTGCGAAGTTAAAGTCCGCTGCCAAATCCGTGAACGGTGACAGCGATATCGCCTGGGACAAGGTCGCGGAGGCGATCCTCTTGCATATCTCGGGTAACGCGCTTGTTATCGGCGTTGCTCCGCCCAACGGAGGACCGATCGTGGAGGGGAAAATTCAATGACGGGTATGAACGAGAAAACGGGGAAGCTTTTGCGCGGGCAGGAATGGGTCCAGCAGGGGATAAGGCGAAGCCTAAGGACGCGAAAAGGTTCCCGGCCCATGGCCCGCTGGTACGGAACCAATTACATGAGGCAACTCGCGCGCTCCATCAGTGCAGGGACAATTCTGGATCTGACATCCGAGCTCGCCGACTCGATTGAGTCCAGCATACCGGGGGGCAGGCTCGAGTCAGTCGTTGAGCAGGAAAATGGTGAAAGGATGCGTATTTATTTGCGGATTGATGATGCGTCTTTAAGTGTGGGCGCCTGAAATGGATCTACCAAAAATCATCGAGAGTCCTGAATTCAAGGCGATTTTTGCCGATAAGCTAGCCCGATTCACTTCGCTCTGCAGGGAATCCGTGACGGCTGACTTCAGTGAGCCTACGGCAGCCGATCCAAGCTGGCATCATCTTGTCGAGATCGCACTAACGGAGCTGGTGATCCGCGAGAAGATCAATGCGGCCGCCTACTCCCAGCTAATCAAGCTTTCAAATGATCTCGAATTTATCTTCAACGGGAAAATTCGTTCAGATGAAAGCTTTGAGGCCTACCGCGACCGCATGCGCGGCCGAAAATATGAAGCATCCTCGGCCGGCACTATTGCTATGTATAAGGCTCTGACTTTCCTCTACGGCGAGGCCACAGTTGGAACCGGAAACGAAGCCAGGACAGCCTCAATCCAGGATTGTTACGTGCAGAATGTGGCCGGAGATATCCTCATTCACGTGATTGTAAATAGCGAAACCACTGATCTCAGAAATGCGGCGCTCGGAGCATTGACGGAAGCCTTCAAAAGCGAACGCGTAAAGCCCGCTCTGGATTCCGTTTCCTTCAGGCTGGCGACACCCGTTCCCATCACCATTAGCGGTACGATTTCGCTCATGCCGGGCTATGGCTTGGATTACAGAGGGGCCATTGAGACCCAATTCCGCGCCCGTTTTGAAGCCGAAAAGCGGCTAGGATGGGCGCCGGCTGTCAGCTGGATCTCAAAGGAGTTGCATCAGGCCGGGGTGCGTTCGGTTGTGCTTCGCTCGCCTGTCAGCAACATTCCCGTGCAGCCCGAGCGATATCCAGTGATTTCGAGCCTGAACCTCACGTTGGAGGTGGCGGCATGATGGAAAAGATTTTGAAAAGGCTGCATCCGAAGTTTGATGGGGCCGACATCGAAAATATCCGGGTCAGCACCGATCCGGTCGTACGGGAGATGATTCTCTGGGAGTATGGCCTGGAGCCTCTTCTCCCTCATGCTCTGGATCTGACTCAGGTACGCGACGAGGTGCGGGAATTTGCCCGTCTTCATGGGACGCTGTTTGCCATCCGCACGGCCCTCGGGTGGGTAGGCTTTCCCAACGCAAAATTCGTTCGCCTCAATTCGAGAGACTATGAAGTGGATCCGGGCCGTGCTCCAACGGACCAGGAAATCAACGCAATACGCGCTGCGCTGGATGTTTCCGTGCAACCGCGAGGGAAACTCATTCGAATATTTAACGGAGCATTTGAGGTCAGATATGGCTGATGCAGGATACGTCCATGGAATTGTGGTCAATCAGAATACGGGGGCGGTGGAGACCTTCCGTTCGCCGGCCGTCAACGTGGTCGGGATAGTGGGGACAGCTCCAGCAAGCGGAGTTCTCAAGGCCAATGAACCGGCTGCGTTTCCAGGAAAAAAGGAGGCACTTGCAGCGATCTATCCAGAGGGTGCGAAGGGAGAAAGGGGGACACTTTACAGTTCGGTGATCGGTGTTCAGGAGCAGACGTCGGCGCGCGTGGTTCTTGTGCGTTCGGCATCGGATTCCCAGGTGGACATCATCAAGGCAATCGAAGCTTTTTTGGACGCCAAGAGCATCACGGGATTTAAGCCAAAAATCCTTATCGCTCCGGGATTTGGAAATGTGAATATTGAATCTCCTTCCACGGACTCTGTGACAAGAGCCACCGAATCGATAGAAAAGCAGCCGGCTTTCTTGGCTACTGAAGCTGTTACAAATAGCAGCAAAAAATGA carries:
- a CDS encoding S49 family peptidase, coding for MSYLLSYLTKSTWAMTEEALRSLLAVVQNRKKEGALEKYAGEPIKRARKAHNRGGIGVIPVRDSLFMRANLMTEHCGATSYETLMRDFHSLLSDESIHAILFDIDSPGGEAGGCSELADAIFSARGQKPILAYISDYGASAAYWIASACDRIYASDSAIVGSIGTQIVAFSGDMEGEIRIVASQSPNKNRDPGTPEGAEALQERADALAEIFIGKVAQYRGISRDSVLKNYGQGAVFVGEKARRQGLVDGISTLEKVMETLGEKTVTSSEEITAAYIAEKHPEIAQHFKEIGAASVLEKVDAEQKRVASIRESAKGLVSEEFCKGLVEGGLPAHEAMAAIIREAQKNPMKPGPDSRQAEDSQLSGLNALPIESARGEGPQSLDERLKATFAMLQKTGTIRLREIT
- a CDS encoding head decoration protein; translation: MKYQPGYTKVAKFEPKGIRLGHEQIRRDSVVIEKGQKLVMGSILGRKPNGKFVLCAAKNEDGTPVTDGSEKAYCILQVDVDATDSDREGEIYRQCAAFWLDLTVGRGHTMASVVEDLAARGIFINKGEK
- a CDS encoding major capsid protein, whose amino-acid sequence is MANLDIHSTYYLGGLFDQIVPEAALFLDTFFSKYPVIQSNSEKVYFDDVPGKTKGASPFVSPRREAPTFGREGYETNEFKPAYIKEKIDLTPDLGFSRIPGEKFGGEYSPMQRLEYYLAQDLRRLKDRWRNRLELMAAELVKTGKLTVKGDGIDAQLDFGRDKSLNISLSGNNSWASPEFKMREFLNKRRSNMASKNRRNTSPNIAWIGADAEEMLLRNSELKEIVSDFRRDAEVRLRLSPGLQSFENLVYVGNFGSVDFFKLEAKDPEGKPFIGPKQMLLTTGDIHGVQMFGAIWDLKAKLVPTPVFMKSWEIESPSTRFVELQSAPILGSFDPNCAELIDIAS
- a CDS encoding Rha family transcriptional regulator, with the translated sequence MDLISKQDDRVYIGTENEPVTNSLILAREFEKNHHDILRAIRKKSFNYPKSFTERNFAVSEYRDETGKMNRMYVLSRDGFWAVVFGFTGKKAGRLQAEFIAEFNRRADIIHALQEQIRSENTSALPQHRKEYRHKYGYLQMKATADGNVEQEWVSGAKTIAEMNEIENHARLQHKRISLVWGNLKSFISELHPNDRFSQRFVDLLDDVKELAERCKPKAYAAKVIQVPIFSMDGVPLLGLNAAGADDHVAS
- a CDS encoding phage baseplate assembly protein V, whose translation is MNDLAIQDLIRRVDNILRPGTISAVDLERGRVRVRLGPNLETAWLGCLEQWAGNPRSSTPPKLQEQVLVLAAGGELKAGYVLRGLPSAKHPRPSKSPDMHITSFDDGLELSYDTASNSLLISRPAGLKLIVKATSVEFETEKFEVFNKARVGLIKTISDVLKLIFGSKTSTMMGPQPLLPASVEAPAKAQIIDSFGG